The Acidobacteriota bacterium genome has a segment encoding these proteins:
- a CDS encoding flippase, producing the protein MKPTEEKSAIQVDVSGRTLARNTALNLAGRVTPLIVAIVTVPYVIHHLGPDRYGLLSLAWIVVGYFALFNLGIGPATTKFVAELLGKGEAGKLPELVWTALASQTLMGFAGGIALAATSPYLVERVLKIPAGLHAEAHMILLIMAALLVFDFANASMQGVLGASQRFDLLNAVSIPASSISYLLPVAVLALGFGLPAIVLALAVARLATLAVVTVLCLRLYPALRRVRFDFRLVRSLLSFGGWVTVTSIVGPILNYFDRFLIGSIVSIAAVGYYAPPYMIATKMLILPTSLVSTLFPAFSTSAGRGDGEWIRRTFVRSLKFLILMVGPAALLLVFFARPLLLLWLGPKFASEGTLVLQIMAIAAFANSLAWVPYSLLLGVGRPDIPSKVHMAELPFYLVLVWFLATRFGLPGAALAWALRSTLELAFYLVAACWLTRTPARLLAGRDLRRSLGTLAALAAGLALLWVSTHALIGEAILALALGGGFLLAAWRYVLSLEEKGQIMLLLRLAR; encoded by the coding sequence ATGAAGCCAACCGAAGAAAAATCCGCCATTCAGGTTGATGTCAGCGGACGCACGCTGGCCCGCAACACGGCGCTGAACCTTGCCGGCCGTGTTACGCCTCTTATCGTGGCCATCGTCACCGTCCCTTACGTGATCCATCACCTGGGGCCGGACCGTTACGGGCTGCTTTCGCTGGCCTGGATTGTAGTGGGCTATTTCGCGCTCTTCAATCTGGGCATTGGCCCGGCCACCACCAAATTTGTGGCCGAGCTTCTGGGCAAGGGTGAAGCCGGGAAGCTGCCGGAGCTGGTGTGGACGGCGCTTGCGAGCCAGACGCTGATGGGCTTTGCGGGCGGAATCGCACTGGCTGCCACCTCACCCTATCTGGTGGAGCGAGTGCTCAAGATTCCCGCCGGCCTTCATGCCGAGGCCCACATGATTCTCCTGATCATGGCTGCGCTTCTGGTCTTTGACTTTGCCAACGCCTCCATGCAGGGCGTGCTGGGAGCGTCGCAGCGCTTTGACCTGCTGAACGCAGTCAGCATCCCTGCCAGTTCCATCAGTTACCTTCTGCCCGTGGCTGTGCTGGCGCTTGGGTTCGGGCTGCCGGCCATCGTGCTTGCCCTGGCCGTGGCGCGGCTTGCCACGCTTGCTGTGGTCACGGTGCTTTGCCTTCGGCTCTATCCCGCGCTGCGCCGTGTCCGGTTTGATTTCCGCCTCGTCCGGTCGCTGCTCAGCTTTGGCGGCTGGGTCACGGTCACCAGCATTGTCGGCCCCATCCTCAACTATTTTGACCGGTTTCTCATCGGGTCAATTGTTTCCATCGCGGCCGTCGGCTATTACGCTCCGCCATACATGATCGCGACAAAGATGCTGATCCTCCCCACCAGCCTTGTGTCCACGCTCTTTCCTGCCTTCAGCACGTCTGCCGGGCGTGGGGATGGCGAATGGATCAGGCGCACGTTTGTCCGTTCGCTCAAGTTCTTGATCCTGATGGTCGGCCCCGCCGCCCTGCTGCTGGTCTTTTTTGCCCGGCCGCTCCTGCTGCTGTGGCTGGGCCCAAAGTTTGCGAGCGAGGGCACGCTGGTTCTCCAGATCATGGCCATAGCCGCCTTTGCCAACTCGCTGGCGTGGGTCCCGTACAGCCTTCTCCTGGGCGTCGGCCGGCCCGATATTCCGTCCAAGGTACACATGGCAGAGCTGCCCTTTTACCTTGTCCTGGTCTGGTTCCTGGCCACGCGCTTCGGCCTGCCGGGCGCGGCCCTGGCCTGGGCGTTGCGCTCCACATTGGAGCTGGCTTTCTACCTTGTGGCGGCTTGCTGGCTTACCCGGACGCCTGCGCGCCTCCTGGCCGGCAGAGACTTGCGGCGCAGCCTGGGAACACTGGCGGCCCTCGCGGCGGGGCTGGCGCTCCTGTGGGTCTCAACCCACGCCCTCATTGGCGAGGCCATCCTCGCCCTCGCGCTCGGCGGCGGGTTTCTACTGGCCGCCTGGCGTTATGTACTAAGCCTGGAGGAAAAAGGGCAGATCATGCTCCTGCTCAGGCTGGCGCGCTGA